The proteins below are encoded in one region of Thermoanaerobacterium sp. PSU-2:
- a CDS encoding DNA polymerase IV, producing the protein MMRKIIHVDMDAFFASVEQHDNPKLRGKPVIVGGLSGRGVVSTCSYEARKYGVHSAMPMYMAKTLCPHGVFLPVRFQRYREVSEKVFDILYEVTDIVEPLSIDEAYLDVTDIDKNPEDIAKEIKEKVHNETGLTVSAGVSYNKFLAKIASDWNKPDGLMVITEDMVPDILRPLSVSKVYGIGKKSSERLKKIGVEKVDDLLKLSQDELTNIFGKYGKEIYDRIRGIDSRPVETYRETKSIGKETTLKKDTSDVDLLLRYLRGFADIVSSELKSEGLYCRTVTVKIKTSNFIVHTRSRTLNEYIDLPDDIYSVAEAIFKEAKIVQPVRLIGLSVSNLSAVKIKQLSLFDLDVKRNLKIDKIVYDVNKKLGGYFVKRGSDI; encoded by the coding sequence ATGATGCGCAAGATAATCCATGTTGATATGGATGCTTTTTTTGCATCTGTGGAACAACATGATAACCCAAAGCTTAGAGGAAAACCTGTAATAGTAGGCGGGCTATCTGGCAGAGGTGTTGTATCTACATGCTCTTATGAAGCGAGAAAATATGGTGTTCATTCGGCTATGCCTATGTACATGGCTAAGACTTTATGCCCACACGGCGTTTTTTTGCCAGTAAGATTTCAGCGGTACAGAGAAGTGTCTGAAAAAGTATTTGATATTTTATATGAAGTGACTGATATTGTGGAGCCGCTGTCGATTGATGAAGCATACCTGGATGTGACTGATATCGACAAAAATCCAGAAGATATTGCCAAGGAAATAAAAGAGAAAGTGCACAATGAGACAGGTCTTACTGTATCTGCAGGCGTTTCATACAACAAATTTCTTGCCAAGATTGCGTCGGATTGGAATAAACCTGATGGGCTTATGGTCATAACTGAAGACATGGTGCCTGACATATTGAGACCTTTAAGCGTATCGAAAGTTTACGGTATTGGGAAAAAATCGTCGGAAAGGCTTAAAAAAATAGGCGTAGAGAAAGTGGATGATTTGCTTAAATTAAGCCAGGATGAGCTTACGAATATATTTGGAAAGTACGGCAAAGAGATATACGACAGGATAAGAGGCATTGATTCAAGACCTGTTGAAACGTACAGGGAAACGAAATCGATAGGTAAAGAGACGACACTTAAAAAAGACACCAGCGATGTAGACTTGCTTTTAAGGTATTTAAGAGGATTTGCCGACATAGTATCATCAGAGCTTAAGAGTGAAGGGCTTTACTGCAGGACTGTAACCGTAAAGATAAAGACTTCGAATTTTATTGTCCACACAAGAAGCCGTACATTAAATGAATACATAGATTTGCCTGATGATATTTATTCTGTAGCTGAGGCCATATTTAAAGAGGCTAAAATAGTACAACCTGTAAGACTTATAGGACTTTCTGTGTCAAACTTAAGTGCCGTGAAGATAAAGCAGTTGTCGCTTTTTGACTTGGACGTCAAGAGAAATTTGAAGATCGATAAGATAGTGTATGATGTGAATAAAAAGCTTGGAGGATATTTTGTAAAAAGAGGAAGCGATATATAG
- a CDS encoding type II toxin-antitoxin system death-on-curing family toxin → MIRLSVPQIVLMHSILIRETGGIDGIRDSGLLDLAANAPFQTFDGVYVYSSLEEKAARLGYSIIRNHPFIDGNKRIGMLAMMVFLELNGVQLSCTDQDIINAGLQLASGEMDDKGLLEWIFQHR, encoded by the coding sequence ATGATACGGTTAAGTGTACCACAGATTGTACTAATGCACAGTATTCTGATTCGTGAGACGGGTGGAATTGACGGAATTCGTGACAGCGGGCTTCTGGACCTTGCTGCTAACGCACCTTTTCAAACTTTTGACGGCGTTTATGTATATTCATCCCTTGAAGAAAAGGCTGCACGACTTGGTTATTCAATAATACGAAATCATCCTTTTATAGATGGAAACAAGCGTATAGGAATGCTTGCTATGATGGTCTTTCTTGAATTGAATGGTGTACAGCTTAGTTGTACGGATCAAGATATTATTAATGCAGGTTTGCAGCTTGCCAGTGGAGAAATGGATGACAAAGGGTTATTGGAATGGATATTTCAACATAGATAG
- the aroF gene encoding 3-deoxy-7-phosphoheptulonate synthase — MVIIMKENATEENIKNVCEYVNKFNLSTHVVNGAERSIIGVIGNVEVLEDKPISSMEGVYDVVRISSPYKLVSRSAKPDSTVVRVKDVDIGGGSFVMMAGPCAVESYEQMLEAAKAVKKSGAKVLRGGAYKPRSSPYSFQGLEEEGLKILNAVGRETGMVTITEIVSSSHIEKVSQYADILQVGSRNMQNFELLKEIGKSNMPVLLKRGLSSTIEEWLNAAEYIMKEGNPNVILCERGIRTFETYTRNTLDLNAVAAVKNLSHLPVIVDPSHGTGRRDLIAPLSRAAVAVGADGLIIEVHPHPDMALSDGAQSLTPEEFDKVAKEVNKILLALKG; from the coding sequence ATGGTCATTATAATGAAAGAAAATGCCACAGAAGAGAATATAAAAAATGTCTGCGAATACGTAAATAAATTCAATCTATCGACGCACGTAGTAAATGGCGCCGAAAGGTCTATAATCGGCGTCATCGGAAATGTGGAAGTCCTGGAAGATAAGCCTATATCATCAATGGAAGGCGTATACGACGTCGTCAGGATTTCTTCACCGTATAAGCTTGTGTCAAGGTCTGCAAAGCCTGACAGCACTGTCGTAAGAGTCAAAGATGTAGACATCGGCGGAGGCAGTTTCGTCATGATGGCAGGCCCATGTGCAGTAGAAAGCTATGAGCAAATGCTTGAAGCTGCCAAAGCAGTCAAAAAATCAGGTGCAAAAGTTTTAAGAGGCGGTGCATACAAGCCAAGGTCATCACCATATTCTTTCCAAGGATTAGAAGAAGAAGGGCTTAAGATACTAAATGCCGTCGGGCGAGAAACAGGTATGGTCACTATAACAGAGATAGTCAGCAGCTCCCACATAGAAAAAGTATCACAATACGCAGATATACTGCAAGTAGGCTCAAGGAACATGCAGAATTTCGAGCTTTTAAAAGAGATAGGCAAGTCAAACATGCCGGTTTTACTGAAGCGTGGCTTGTCATCGACTATAGAAGAATGGCTTAATGCAGCAGAATACATCATGAAAGAAGGAAATCCCAATGTCATACTTTGTGAAAGAGGCATACGCACATTTGAGACGTACACAAGAAACACTCTTGACTTAAATGCTGTGGCTGCAGTAAAAAATTTATCACATCTTCCTGTAATAGTCGATCCAAGTCACGGCACAGGCAGGCGTGACCTTATAGCGCCATTATCAAGGGCTGCCGTGGCAGTTGGAGCAGATGGACTCATCATAGAGGTGCACCCGCATCCCGACATGGCCCTTTCAGATGGTGCACAGTCATTGACCCCTGAAGAATTTGACAAAGTTGCAAAAGAAGTGAATAAAATTCTTTTGGCATTGAAAGGTTAA
- a CDS encoding metalloregulator ArsR/SmtB family transcription factor, translating to MKDNKSNNDVCEITVIHQDIVDKVKKLMPEEEKLYDLAELFKIFGDTTRIKILCALLKSEMCVCDIAATLGMNQSAVSHQLRILKQSKLVKYRKEGKVAYYSLADDHVIKIFDQGFSHIEE from the coding sequence ATGAAAGACAATAAAAGCAACAATGACGTGTGTGAAATAACTGTAATACACCAAGACATTGTTGACAAAGTAAAAAAGCTAATGCCTGAAGAAGAAAAATTGTACGATCTTGCTGAGCTTTTTAAAATATTTGGCGATACAACAAGGATAAAAATATTGTGTGCTTTGTTAAAGTCCGAAATGTGCGTATGCGATATTGCAGCAACACTTGGCATGAATCAATCTGCAGTATCTCATCAGTTAAGGATATTAAAGCAAAGCAAACTTGTAAAATACAGAAAAGAAGGCAAAGTCGCTTACTACTCTCTTGCAGATGACCACGTCATAAAGATATTTGACCAGGGTTTTAGCCATATAGAAGAATAG
- a CDS encoding MATE family efflux transporter, with the protein MEKAEQRFSLQKEILELAWPSITEQMLIMMVGMVSTIFVGHISTAAIAAVGMINTLVFFFQSIFAGLSTGCTVIVARLIGEDDDENAKLAVMQALVMCIIIFILFTVFGYIFAVPLIKLFFGSVAKDVFELGLMYYKIILLGMPFVIIDIVLGGALRGAGDTRTPMYITATINLISLILNSLTVFGVNIGGHQLIPAFGVKGSAMSVTIARVIGGFIQLYVLYFGKRRINLSIKDGVKLNFPMMLRIVKVGVPASLEQLIMQGGFLIMQVIVSTMGTASIAVYQIGMNANGLAFMPIFGFQLAATSLVGRSLGARKMMLAETYGKLSNKIAVRIITVIGIIMFIFARQLAALYSTDPEVIRMGSVVIRIFAAIEPMLAIMNVLSGVLRAAGDLVYIVVTAFIGLWLFRIAIGYALGKWMGMGIYGIWIGICFDFVVRSFMYTYRFKQGKWKYLMV; encoded by the coding sequence ATGGAGAAAGCTGAACAGCGATTTAGCCTTCAAAAGGAAATATTGGAGCTGGCATGGCCTTCTATAACTGAACAAATGCTTATAATGATGGTTGGCATGGTATCAACCATATTTGTAGGCCACATAAGCACAGCGGCTATAGCGGCAGTAGGAATGATAAATACTTTGGTGTTTTTCTTTCAATCTATCTTTGCAGGGCTGTCAACAGGGTGCACGGTAATCGTTGCTAGGCTAATAGGAGAAGATGACGATGAAAATGCAAAGCTTGCTGTTATGCAGGCGCTTGTAATGTGCATAATCATTTTTATTTTGTTTACCGTTTTCGGATACATCTTTGCTGTCCCACTGATAAAATTGTTTTTTGGTTCTGTAGCAAAAGATGTATTTGAGCTGGGGCTTATGTATTACAAGATTATTCTTTTGGGCATGCCATTTGTAATAATAGATATTGTATTAGGCGGTGCGCTAAGAGGTGCAGGTGATACAAGGACGCCCATGTACATTACGGCTACCATAAACTTGATAAGCCTAATATTAAATTCCCTTACGGTATTTGGAGTAAATATCGGTGGACATCAGCTTATACCTGCTTTTGGAGTAAAAGGTTCTGCCATGTCTGTCACCATAGCCAGGGTCATAGGTGGTTTTATACAGCTTTATGTTCTTTACTTTGGAAAGAGAAGGATCAATTTAAGCATAAAAGACGGCGTGAAGCTTAATTTTCCTATGATGTTAAGGATTGTGAAAGTTGGCGTCCCTGCGTCCTTAGAGCAGCTTATAATGCAAGGCGGATTTTTGATAATGCAGGTTATAGTTTCTACAATGGGCACTGCGTCTATTGCAGTGTACCAAATAGGCATGAATGCCAATGGCCTTGCATTTATGCCTATATTCGGATTTCAACTGGCAGCTACTTCTTTGGTTGGAAGAAGCTTGGGGGCTAGAAAGATGATGTTGGCGGAGACGTACGGAAAACTGTCGAATAAAATAGCTGTGCGGATAATAACGGTCATAGGTATAATCATGTTTATCTTTGCACGTCAGCTTGCCGCGCTTTATTCAACAGATCCTGAAGTCATAAGGATGGGGTCTGTAGTAATAAGGATATTTGCTGCAATTGAACCGATGCTTGCCATAATGAATGTATTGTCTGGCGTTTTAAGGGCAGCGGGAGATCTGGTGTATATAGTCGTGACGGCATTTATAGGGCTTTGGCTTTTTAGGATTGCCATAGGGTACGCTTTAGGCAAGTGGATGGGCATGGGTATATATGGCATATGGATAGGGATATGCTTTGACTTCGTTGTTCGTTCTTTCATGTACACATATAGGTTTAAGCAGGGAAAGTGGAAATATCTCATGGTATAA
- the trmL gene encoding tRNA (uridine(34)/cytosine(34)/5-carboxymethylaminomethyluridine(34)-2'-O)-methyltransferase TrmL, with amino-acid sequence MPINVVLVEPEIPQNTGNIARTCVLTGSKLHLVKPLGFSLSEKYLKRSGLDYWPYLDLKVYENLEEFLESTKGCKYYLATTKGKHFYHEVKYEDESYILFGKESAGLPQWLREKYEDDCIRIPMNEVKAERSLNLSNSVAIVVYEALKQLGFPNMY; translated from the coding sequence ATGCCCATAAATGTAGTATTGGTTGAGCCGGAGATACCGCAAAATACAGGTAATATAGCAAGGACTTGTGTCCTTACAGGATCTAAGCTTCACTTAGTAAAACCGCTTGGTTTTTCTCTAAGTGAGAAGTATTTAAAAAGGTCTGGACTTGATTATTGGCCATACCTTGACTTAAAGGTGTACGAAAATTTAGAGGAATTTTTAGAGTCTACGAAAGGATGTAAATATTATTTAGCTACCACAAAAGGCAAACACTTTTATCACGAAGTAAAGTACGAAGATGAGTCTTACATCCTTTTCGGGAAAGAATCAGCAGGCCTTCCTCAGTGGCTTAGAGAGAAGTACGAAGATGACTGCATAAGGATACCTATGAACGAGGTAAAGGCGGAAAGGTCTTTAAACTTGTCAAATTCCGTAGCAATTGTAGTTTATGAAGCTTTAAAACAATTGGGTTTTCCCAATATGTATTGA
- a CDS encoding DUF6106 family protein, translating to MDIFIEKLVKKQKTSKDMLKALGLILLSLVVVFFIIPLIPFVKGFLIFFIVAIPFFAYYVIKSQNIEYEYAYTNGELDVDRIVAESRRKRLLSVDCKDFEIVAKVSSDKYSDEYRKIPNKVEAVSSMTSPDVYFAVFENSGKRTILYFEPNDKMIEAMWKYIPRKFFK from the coding sequence GTGGATATATTTATTGAAAAGCTTGTAAAAAAACAAAAGACATCTAAGGACATGCTGAAAGCTTTGGGACTTATTTTACTTTCATTGGTAGTTGTTTTTTTCATAATACCACTTATACCTTTTGTGAAAGGTTTCCTCATCTTTTTTATCGTTGCCATACCTTTTTTTGCTTACTACGTGATTAAATCACAAAACATTGAATACGAGTACGCATATACCAACGGTGAGCTGGATGTAGATAGGATAGTAGCTGAAAGCAGAAGGAAAAGACTTTTAAGTGTTGACTGCAAAGACTTTGAGATTGTAGCAAAGGTGTCAAGTGACAAGTATTCAGATGAGTACAGAAAGATACCAAACAAGGTGGAAGCCGTAAGTTCGATGACATCACCCGACGTGTACTTCGCTGTCTTTGAAAATAGCGGCAAAAGGACGATTCTCTACTTTGAACCTAATGATAAGATGATAGAAGCTATGTGGAAGTACATACCAAGGAAGTTCTTTAAATAA
- a CDS encoding type II toxin-antitoxin system Phd/YefM family antitoxin → MKINTENMVSITEANQNFSKVARLVDKNGVVVILKNNVPKYVITEFKEYKDEQIAKNEDIESIAIRLIAKHRSAFEELAK, encoded by the coding sequence ATGAAGATTAATACAGAAAACATGGTTTCTATCACGGAGGCTAATCAAAACTTTTCGAAAGTTGCAAGGTTAGTAGATAAAAATGGTGTTGTGGTAATTTTGAAAAACAATGTTCCGAAATATGTTATAACAGAGTTTAAAGAATATAAAGATGAGCAGATTGCAAAAAATGAAGATATAGAAAGCATTGCAATCCGATTAATTGCCAAGCACCGTAGTGCTTTTGAGGAATTAGCTAAATGA
- a CDS encoding fumarylacetoacetate hydrolase family protein, producing the protein MRIVRIDDEGKKYGIVDGENIFTIDGSLIKSLKIDDVKLLPPCDMTKAVCVGLNYGDHIEEMGDRRPDEPTLFIKPATAAIGPDDYIVIPEMSERVDYEGELAVVIKKAAKDVSEDDALDYVLGYTIANDVTARDLQSKDVQWTRAKSFDTFLPIGPWIETDLDPSNLEIKTYVNGVLKQHSNTKHLIFNVPKLVSFISHVMTLNPGDVILTGTPSGVGPIKSGDVVTIEIEGIGKLTNKVK; encoded by the coding sequence ATGAGAATTGTAAGAATAGATGATGAAGGAAAGAAGTATGGAATAGTAGATGGTGAAAATATTTTTACAATAGATGGGAGTTTGATTAAAAGTTTAAAGATTGACGATGTGAAGCTTCTGCCGCCATGCGATATGACAAAGGCTGTATGCGTCGGATTGAATTATGGAGATCACATTGAGGAGATGGGGGACAGGCGCCCTGATGAGCCTACTCTATTTATAAAGCCTGCAACTGCAGCGATAGGGCCTGATGATTACATAGTGATTCCTGAAATGTCAGAGAGAGTTGACTACGAAGGAGAACTGGCTGTCGTCATAAAAAAGGCGGCGAAGGATGTTTCAGAAGATGATGCATTAGACTATGTACTTGGCTATACAATCGCAAATGATGTCACAGCCAGAGATCTGCAGTCAAAAGACGTCCAGTGGACGAGGGCAAAGTCATTTGATACGTTTTTGCCTATAGGGCCATGGATTGAAACCGATTTAGACCCTTCAAACTTAGAGATAAAAACATACGTAAATGGCGTATTGAAGCAGCACAGCAACACAAAGCACCTTATATTCAATGTACCTAAGCTTGTATCATTCATATCCCATGTCATGACATTAAATCCTGGCGATGTAATACTTACAGGAACCCCATCGGGAGTGGGACCGATAAAGTCAGGGGATGTGGTCACAATTGAAATTGAAGGAATAGGCAAGCTTACAAATAAAGTCAAGTAA
- a CDS encoding MBL fold metallo-hydrolase RNA specificity domain-containing protein has translation MKFYFCGGASEVGASCYLVNIDGKNILLDCGIRMSSSKDNLPDFQLIQENGGVDVILISHAHMDHIGALPIISRIYPDAKIYMTHAAKDLTRVLLYDSLKIMEREAEIPAYAEIHVKEMLNRIICHTPGHTFSPFLDSDLKVTFYSAGHIAGAASIYIVGNEGSFFYSGDFSRFRQNAIEGASIPKLRPDVAFFESTYGDKLHANRELEESRLVEKIGSVVKNGGKVLIPAFALGRAQEIILILKKAINKGMISTKVYVDGMVKDICRIYKLNPNYLRETLAKKIFKGGEIFFDDNVMPVDKFEMREEIIKEPCVIVSSSGMLTGGPSQWYAEKLAEDEKNLIAITGYQDEESPGRRLLELTDEKDDDKKLKLADKEIPVKCAVDKFGLSAHADMSEILSLVNFLYPKKVFLIHGDPDTINFLGREIQKDIKTDVYVPQNGDVQEIDIQNPRKQLKRNPYPSMKMEEALNEINIEKLWRFVLDRIGADAALSVEDIGGIWGCIEDTDALKDLLNNSLYFQPDKKMMFLYHAISEEELKSEKDEGPMEVNQMLSLVDEYFSRETGLYKKGARFDEKIAILYFDFPDVAKNKYSDLFKEFEERTWWKVELNENVNTSAINDVIYKLMPNVTINKVSYKGADKLVSVKIDGEIENIEEVKDKFYNETGLKLVINGQDAPVDTIRLVDTGDDKLEQNEALKIIDEVFRDLPHKPYKKSIKTLNGIKYIELSFISKVVGERYKEKIDELIKRTGWQILVGNGCNQIEVINIAKRVFGEMGVKLKKNPSVYLDDMTIGISIDGDADDEIIKKIDDMLYYMTGLRLR, from the coding sequence ATGAAGTTTTATTTTTGCGGCGGAGCAAGTGAAGTAGGTGCATCCTGCTATTTGGTGAATATAGACGGGAAAAATATTTTATTAGATTGTGGCATAAGGATGTCGTCAAGTAAGGACAACCTTCCTGATTTTCAGCTTATCCAGGAAAATGGCGGTGTCGATGTGATATTGATAAGCCATGCTCACATGGATCACATTGGCGCACTGCCTATAATATCAAGAATTTACCCTGATGCCAAGATATACATGACACATGCTGCAAAAGATTTGACAAGGGTACTTTTGTATGACAGCTTGAAGATAATGGAAAGAGAAGCGGAGATACCTGCTTATGCTGAGATACACGTAAAAGAAATGTTAAACAGGATAATATGCCATACGCCTGGGCATACATTTTCACCTTTTTTAGATTCTGATTTAAAGGTGACATTTTACAGTGCCGGCCATATAGCAGGTGCAGCGTCAATATACATAGTCGGAAATGAGGGAAGCTTTTTTTACTCAGGTGACTTCTCAAGATTTAGGCAGAATGCGATAGAAGGCGCTTCCATACCTAAATTAAGGCCTGATGTAGCTTTTTTTGAATCTACGTATGGTGACAAGCTTCATGCAAATAGAGAATTAGAAGAATCAAGGCTTGTTGAGAAGATAGGATCTGTAGTAAAAAATGGCGGAAAAGTGTTGATACCTGCCTTTGCCTTGGGTAGAGCTCAGGAAATAATCCTCATACTTAAAAAGGCTATAAATAAAGGCATGATAAGTACAAAGGTTTACGTAGATGGCATGGTAAAAGATATATGCAGGATTTACAAGTTAAATCCAAACTACTTAAGGGAAACTCTGGCTAAGAAAATTTTTAAAGGCGGAGAAATATTTTTTGATGACAATGTAATGCCAGTTGACAAATTTGAAATGAGGGAAGAAATCATAAAAGAGCCATGCGTTATAGTATCAAGCTCAGGAATGCTTACAGGCGGTCCCAGCCAGTGGTATGCTGAAAAACTGGCAGAAGATGAAAAAAATCTGATAGCCATAACAGGGTATCAAGACGAGGAGTCGCCTGGAAGAAGGCTTTTGGAGCTTACGGATGAGAAAGACGATGATAAAAAGCTTAAATTGGCGGATAAAGAAATACCGGTAAAATGTGCGGTTGACAAGTTTGGACTTTCGGCACATGCTGACATGAGCGAGATACTGTCGCTTGTAAATTTCCTTTATCCTAAAAAAGTGTTTTTAATCCATGGCGATCCAGATACGATAAATTTTTTAGGAAGAGAGATACAAAAAGACATTAAAACAGATGTGTACGTGCCACAAAATGGCGATGTGCAGGAGATTGATATACAAAATCCGCGAAAACAGCTTAAAAGAAATCCATATCCTTCAATGAAAATGGAAGAAGCTTTAAACGAAATCAATATAGAAAAGCTTTGGAGATTTGTACTTGACAGAATCGGTGCAGATGCCGCATTATCTGTAGAAGATATAGGGGGAATATGGGGTTGTATAGAGGATACTGATGCTTTAAAAGATTTATTAAATAACTCATTATATTTCCAACCTGATAAAAAGATGATGTTTTTATATCACGCTATATCAGAAGAAGAACTAAAGTCAGAAAAAGATGAAGGCCCTATGGAAGTGAATCAGATGCTGTCGTTAGTTGATGAATACTTTAGCAGAGAAACGGGACTTTACAAAAAAGGCGCCAGATTTGATGAGAAGATAGCTATTTTGTACTTTGATTTTCCAGATGTAGCTAAAAATAAGTATTCAGATTTATTTAAAGAATTTGAGGAGAGGACATGGTGGAAAGTCGAATTAAACGAAAATGTAAACACATCGGCCATAAATGATGTGATATATAAGCTTATGCCAAATGTTACTATTAACAAAGTATCCTACAAAGGCGCAGACAAGTTAGTATCTGTAAAGATCGACGGAGAAATTGAAAATATTGAAGAAGTGAAAGATAAATTTTACAATGAGACGGGACTTAAGCTCGTTATTAATGGACAAGACGCGCCAGTTGATACAATTCGCCTTGTCGATACAGGTGATGATAAACTGGAGCAGAATGAAGCACTTAAGATCATAGACGAGGTGTTTAGGGATTTGCCTCATAAGCCTTATAAAAAAAGCATAAAGACATTAAATGGCATCAAGTATATTGAGCTATCATTCATATCTAAGGTAGTCGGTGAAAGGTACAAAGAAAAAATAGACGAACTTATAAAGAGGACTGGCTGGCAGATCTTAGTAGGAAATGGGTGCAATCAGATAGAAGTCATAAATATTGCAAAGAGAGTATTTGGAGAAATGGGAGTTAAGCTTAAGAAAAATCCAAGCGTGTATTTAGATGACATGACGATTGGCATATCAATAGATGGCGATGCAGATGATGAGATTATTAAAAAAATAGATGACATGTTGTACTATATGACAGGTTTAAGACTGAGATGA